Below is a window of Arabidopsis thaliana chromosome 2, partial sequence DNA.
TTCGTTTTCTATAAATAGACAGCATGCAGCGTAAAATTTTACTCATCACTTACTTAACATACTAAGAGAGTTATTACAACTTGAAAAACATGGCATCCAAGGCTTTGATTCTGTTGGGTCTCTTCGCAATTCTTCTGGTGGTCTCCGAAGTTTCTGCCGCAAGACAGTCGGgtatgtaaaattattttttacatttcaGTCTAGCTAATTGAATTTGAACTAATTAACGTAccatttgataaatttatccAACTCTTTCGtacttccattttttttactttagttaAAAGTCAGAACACACTTCACCTAACCTAAGTGATGTGGAATCCTTGTAGTTTTGTGTAAATATGTTTCGAAcgtatatttttaaaaactatagtTCGAGTTTATGTACTTatttataattgaaaaaacattttaaggtCGAAAACAAAGTTGAAGTCAGGAAGAAGAATTCACATTTGAACGTGATTAGAATGTCTTTGAAATAACATGTGGTTTTGGGCAGGCATGGTGAAGCCAGAGAGTGAGGCAACTGTGCAACCTGAAGGTTATCACGGAGGACATGGTGGTCACGGAGGGGGAGGCCACTACGGAGGAGGAGGCCACGGGCATGGAGGACACAACGGAGGAGGGGGCCACGGACTTGACGGATACGGAGGAGGACATGGAGGACACtacggaggaggaggaggacactacggaggaggaggaggccACGGTGGTGGTGGACACTACGGAGGTGGAGGACACCATGGAGGAGGAGGCCACGGGCTTAACGAACCTGTTCAGACGAAACCGGGtgtttaaaagttaaaactataaaataaattcacCACCAGTCCACCATGCATAATTGCATCTCTATATACACTTATGTCTTATAAGTATGCATCAAAATAAACCATGGTGAGTTTGTAATGCAGTTCCTTCAGAAATGTGTggaataatgttttataataataatagaataTCTCTCAGTTTGAATTATAATCTGTGCTGTTTGCATAATAAAATGGTTCTTAAGTTTTGCTTATTCATATTCTTAAGGGTTGGGGAAAGAAGAATATGGTAGGCTAGGgatttttattaagaaaatacacCAGCACTTAGAAAGTTCAACAAACGTACGAAAATTTCTTAGATAATCTTGGTATAAGAATTGATTTCCAGTTAAAATTCTGCAAGTCTCACGGTCTCTTTCGCATAGGTGCagataaaacatattttctctactattaacttttttttttaaagaaattacCTATCTTATTGTATAAAATTGGATTTTCAAAGTTGCAAACTCACGTGATCGCAACACATGTCAAGTGAATCATAAGATATCGATAcgtattaaatttaaatttgttaatatatttaaatatagaaataggaaatagttataaatattaatttacgcacatatataaactatttttttcttaactcgataaagaaaattaaaaataatatatatatatatatatatatatatatatatatatatttacatatagtATTTATGTGTATTAtggtttaattaaattttgatatgtatcaaaaaatcaaaaatttagcatggatatcaaacaaaatatttaaattcaGCAGGGatagtaataaataaacaacatGTTTTGAAGttcaaaataacaatataagttatttaataataatagttaAGTGCATAAAAAGGTattattgttgattttatacAATAACATGTATTTTCTTactaattagtttttgttaagtttttaattatttttaatcttaaCTAAGATAGACATTTGATACAACTAAGACTGAGCACATAGAATAGGGGAGGACCCATTGAGAGTGAATGGGGTTCAGCTGACCCaccaaaaatccaaatttcttttatgatcctttatgtttttcaatatCTTTCCtacttttttctattttgaacCCTCTAAATTCCaaattgtgtgtgttttaacccataaaattttgtaaaatttccaaattttcatgttttgacCCCAttgtatacatattttttatttaaaaaaattgtgtttgaCCTTAAATGTTAAacttttcttgtgttttttttatataaacaaagctcttcttgttttaagaaaatttagtaGTTATgtttagttatattttgaCCCTGGTAAAAACAGATCCTTGGTCCACCACTGCatagaattcaaatttattatgatAGAAACATATTGTTAAACTATATTGTGTGATGTCAAAATACAGtttctaaaattatttaccaaataaaattataacaaatgTGGGGTTATCATTCTGAACTCAAAtataatcattattatttagtaaatattttttatatccaCATGTTTACAaatctagagagagagagggatttttaattcaaaatgtttttttattctttactaacattaaaaagaaacttatctatataaaattgaatttgttttcaaaaaagaaaaatactatGCAAGGTTTCGTGCATCATTCACTTCTTAAAAAGtctgaaaaaatattatgtgaaagaagttttatagaaatttgcatgaaaaatatgattgaaaacaaaataatataaacatcaataaaaaaacaaaatctagccatctaattttgttttctatttttcttttgtttatttttaccggttatctatactattaattggcAAGCATTGTGTGAACTACAACGTTTGAGGGTtagtttaaaactaattaaatgaATGTTTATATGGGTAATATAGTAATTTaacaactaatccaaaatACATTAGTGAGCTTAATGGGATGCATATTACaaaatttttatgaatttttaaaattataacaaatgTATGAGACCGAAGACCTGCTCGCTAACAAAAAATATGGATCTTTTAACACACACGcacaataattcaaaaatggAATTCATGTTTGAATTGAAATTAACTTCTGTTTAGAGATGCACTACATAAAAGTGATTCGACTAATTGTATTTGACTACCTTGAGCACCAAACTTTATTGTTCTTTGTGGCTGtactttgaaaaatatgatgcatagataatcatatattattttccctAATCAGAaggttttgaagtttgaactATATAATATGTGCAGATATGCGCATTAATCGTATATAGTTACtatgtacgtacatatatatgcaatATGGTTCAGTTCATGTGACCACATGGAAGCAAATATAGATACGGAAGCAAATATAGATACGGAgaattttgttagtttgttatataaattgttcaaaactctttaaatctaaactaatatatatggCAATCATTTAAGGCGATAGAATATCCTATGTGCACGGTGTAAATCCTATGTGCACATTGTAAATTTGAACTTCACGGAGAATATCTAccaaacataaataatcttttttctttttttatcaaaataatcatttaatatatttaacaaTTATCAACACTCTAAAATTACGGATCATTTGGTATCATATCGTAACTATAGAATATTCGTTTATGGAAACCTAACCGCATGTATCTTAACTATTCCTATAAATACTGGTTCAAAGACGAAAGTAAAAAACCACACACACGTTTCGAGCAATCTCCTTTACTAATACCATTGCTTATACAAAAATGGCTGCATTTGCTTTGATCACGGACCCTGCTAACGTAAAGCCTTTCAAAACCGAATGAAAAATCCAAGTTAAGATTTTGCATTCATGGACTCAATACACACAATATTCATGAGAAACCATGGAAATGATTCTAGCTGATAAAAATGGAAgtatagatttttgtttaaatctaaattatatcaggatgtattttttatattattaacaCAATTGTATTTCACTAATCAACATGGAACTTTGATACATGCTACTATTAAGAAGCAACAGATGAGAGCACTTCAACGGTTCATCTTACCTGGAGAGTGACGTAATGTTGAGAACTTTACACTCGCCAAGTCAATGGGAAAGTACAGCGcaacaaaacatgattttaaaatGTCAATGATTAAAACGACTACCATAAGTCGTGTTCCTGTTATTTCTGATGAAATTTACTTGTATGCGGGATACGTGTggtatttcatattttaaaaaatgtgttgtaatattttttttattaaatatatgattattttattgttttagtggtatatattgtattaaataaattataatgtacacataaaaatttaaaatgttatttatgtGTGTAACTGAAGAgtagattagaagaaaaaaaattagattgaaatataatataagtctgatttaaaaaaaaatattagatagTTATAGTATCTATAACCCAAACTCATATCACATGGTTAAAATATTTGAGTTTAGTAGTATTTTTAAATTCGTAACAATCAAACGGCCAGACCGAGATCAAACTAAATTGAATTAATGGTCAGGTAGATTTATATTAAACTTGTGAACATTAAACTTGAAACtatcaaacaatatataaacccgttaaaatgattaaatacGTTTGCgagaaatagaaatatttagaGATAGGCGATAGAAGATACGTTCGGCTTGAATTTAGAGAGGTTTTTTGAGTTACCAAATTTTAcactatttaaaatataattttcacaAATATACATTTctattataagtttataactatTAGACTTCTGAAActgttaaaattatttgttatgtagcaaaaacaaactatttttataaataaaacactaatatatgatacaaaaatgattaaatctttaaatacctaaaatttctattcaaaatttaaaaataataaaatagaaaaaaatatgtgtacCCAAGtaattttaagaacaaaagaaaaaattacaataCAATGTTACTATTATGATATCtatgatattatataatacactaacacaaaaaaaaaaaaaaaaaaaatcttaatgaaaactttttgaaaacaatattatttttacataacTTTCCACGCatcttattttcaaatatatttaatacaaatttttatcaaaaccttatgataatacttacaaCCCGCATAATTTGCGGTTCACAACATTAGTTATTGTGTCATAAATAACACTATACACTTTTCTATgtacataataatttatacaTTACAATATCTTTTactaaaaatttgtttaaatacatttttaaacaatataaaatatcgCACGTACGTGCCGGTCAGAATCTagtaaaaatttgaaatcaaaaacACGCATATATGTTTGCCAAAAGAACTATTTTATTTGCAAAACGTTTTTGCCTATCGTGAAAGCCCGTAGAATCTCCCGGCAATTGGGCTTATTTTGATTGAggcatattttttttccagcatatttattatattaactCAAATGAGTCAATGTtgagaaatattatttacatatgtAATAAGATGCGGTTGGGTACGAACATTTCGTGCCAAATGATTCACTTTAACATTTGCACTTCgggaaattaaagataaattgaaaaatcaaactcaTCATTATCTTCTTGAATCGCTTATAGGTACGTAGTAAAGGCTGGCCACTTTGTTGGAGAAGACACTATCTTCACCAGGTCTGAGCAGTTTGTAAAAAATGTTACTTCTCGCTTATCTTGGCCAATCATGCATCTCATTGCCCTAACGAGTGTTTCCACTTCTGTGTGTAGACATGTGAGACTTCTTCGTAGGTTGGTCGCACCCATGGCTGGATGACCTCCTGATGGTAGTGTACAAAACCATCCCATGCCCGAGAACATATCAGTATCTTTCCAAGAGCCATCAATGAAACAATGATGTCCTAAAGGGTTTATGTTAACCCGCACATCTATCACCAGGACATATAACAACCTCCAATTGGGCTAATGACCAAGCATTTGCTTTATTCTCTGCTAACTTAAGAATCTCCCTTGGATCACGATAAATATTCTCGTGAAGTTTTTCATTCCGTGCTTTCCATATGTACCACATGATCCAAGGAAAACTAGAGCTATTTAAATCCGAAGGTATTCTCCTAAATAAATGATCTATATTACCATAGATTGATGAAGATGGGAAGACTCCCAGGACCATTGGTGTTGGTAATAATGCACAAGTCTGAAGTGTTGGTGGACACTCAAAAATAGTGTGATTTATCGTTTCCTCTAGGGCCCCACACCTAACACATGTAATGTCacaatgaatatttttttttccttaaagaAGAATTTACATGCACACAACGAGTAATAACTTGCCAAATGAAATGTCTCTATTTTGGCGGGCATTGAACTTTCCAAGAGTGTGCTTGGAGGGGTTGTATGTTCGGGCCAAATTATCGAACTTGGTTTTCACCTAGAGACATTTGCTCCACATAATAGCCTGACTTAACCGTGTATTTTCCAAATTCGGTAAAGTGTCAACCCATTATATaaggtttgttgttttttcctATGGGTAGTATAAATACCAAAGGAAGATCCTTGAGATCAAGAATATTCTGAATTAAGTCAATATCCCAAGTGTTTATCCgatcatcaatcaaaattattgaaaagaagagattggTTATGAATATAACCATTGTTTAAGGCTGGCCTCGGGGTTTGAGCTGGTATCCAGGGGTCATTCCATACTGAAATTGACCCTCTGGAGCCTACTCGTTCAATAAGTCTTTTTTGAACCAGAGGTCGAGCAGATACTATAGTCCTCCATCCATAGGAAGGTAAGTATGATTTAATTGGATCCATTCGATGTAATTTTCGATAATACCTCCCTTTAAAGACCTTAGCAAATAAGGAGTCAAGGATCATAATCAACCGCCACAATTGTTTGCTAATAACGAAGTATTAAAGACCATTATTCTCATTAATTCCATCGAAAAGCATACAAAACACCTCAAATCTGGTTCGTTGAGAGAAAGATCTTAAAACTTGGGTCTcgcaaaattaattaaatcttaatatttctaaactatttttttattaagttttcaaagaaaaaaagaaaatattttttgagtTTCTAAAATGGAAAGGTGAGTTTCCATCACATATTTAGACATACAATTTTAGGAAACGCGTTTTCGTGAGTTTCCATCATGTTtctatgagttttttttttctaaacgtTTTGGAAACGGAAAACGTACTGCGTAGAGAATTTTCATGCAACATAAGaccaatgtttctttctttccttcatAGGCACTGCCTGGTCGTAACAACTCCAATAATAACACATCGGATCTGATTGGTAAATTGATAATTAGCATACtaataaaggaagaaaatgtCTATTATACTAGCGTAAACTTTTATTCTAGTTTTATGTAAGGTAAACATTAAcgctgaaagaaaaaagaatgtgATTACAAAAGTTTTCAGCTCATTATGTTAGGTTCAGAGTAATCTAACTAAAAACGTTTTTTACTCTTCTTTTATTCTAATACCAATCAGATcatctatattatataaatcaaactaCCATCActtaaaaagggaaaaatattatatgaggctaaaataaaaaatccaaaaaaatttatttaagaaatttgtaaactgatatataattaaatataatatgaaaattcGTCGTTAACTAATTATTATGaagttttttctctcttctctctttcataccttttagagagaaaaacacTTTGATTCTATCGATTGGATTTTTCCCGTGAATAGCCGTCTCTAGTGAATCGAGTTTTTGTCCATCATCTTGTGGCTCCGTTAGCCAAGATAGCTAGCTTCTGTCTGGCAAATCTAGCTTCTATAAGCAGTTTTGGTCGgcttttatatttgtttttagtttttttttatagattttaattgaTGATTCgttttatagattttaattgaTGATTCGTTTTAGGTGTTAGTCACTTAAAATCAATCTATCGACTTGTATCTCTGGAAGCTCGATCTTGCAAATCGCCTaaagtaaagagaagaagagttgtttCCAGCAAATTTGGATTGCCATAGCCGTCTCTAGTTGTTTTTGGTGCTtcgatcaaacaaaattttgtgaattaatcagaatttttcctttttatcttATAGGGTTGAATGATCTGTTATTGATTTACTTCTCTATGTCTATGCAGAATCTGGtgaaaaacaaagtaaatcgatgtttaagaaatttacaGCATCGATTGAGTTCACCAGAATCGGAATCGTTGACGACAAAGATTAACCGGAATGTTTAACGCATCTCTCATACGTGTCtgtttttattacatttttggaTTGTAGGCCTGAACCTGTACActttgtttatgaatctttaataatagataaaataaaacacttaTTATTCCGAGCACGGGCTTGCATATGGTTCGGTTAAGTTCCTGTTtttcatatctttctttttatacgATTTGTCAGCATCATTCAGCCATCGTTATTGACTTGTTGCCTTTGAATTTTGTATCGAAACTAACTAAATAATTCATTGAACGAGTGAGACTCTAACACTTGCATGGTCTATGTTTCAGGAGAGCTTAGATGTGCCTATAATCATCACTAACCACGAGACAGCTCACTATTAGCATTAAATGTTAATACACATTTCGTTTCTAAATTCTAACCTTTACGTGTTGGGTGGGATAAACAAACCCGAGACTCCACATTTTTCTACTAGCATTGACAATCTGTCCTTATCACAAGCTTAAAGGAGAAAAATTTGAACacatttttttagaaaaagaaaaaaacaattattgttGTCATTAATAAAGTCGGTTAAATTATTTaacacaaataataaataataaaaataaaggataaaaaaaactatttcgACATATAACATGTTTCAtacgaaaatatataaatgatatgTTGTCCAAACATATAGTACTTTATAGGACTATCACTTTTGTAAGGATTTTGGAGATAACGACTACTAAGAACATTTTTAATGGAAGAttgtattgaaaattttgtgagGTTATATTGGATGAAAAATTGACAGAACCCGTTTTGTGAAgaaatttttgagaaaatggaAAAGGTGGACATGTGTTCACATGCATTTGATTGGATgtttagttttaataaaagaaaaaaaaaaaagcgtaTATTGTTATCTTTACAAAAGAAACTCggattttctttctctctatttctcgCACGAAGATAAAAACCGGTGAACTTTTGATTTCCTATGAGTTAACACCGTTTTATGTGTATATTTGTGGTATTTGAGGCTTCCAAACGCtcaatttattaatttgacAGACGGTGTTGATTATCGCTGGAGGAAGATAAACCCATTCAGAGAATAACGAATCTGATTTGGAGAGTTTTCGTTGAAGGAATGTCTAAATTAGGTATGAATCAAGCCATTCTAGCATGTATATGATAactaaatattgtattttctagttaatatatgtaattttaattttatttaatattcttAAGATAAATTTATCATGTTCAACATGTGCTACTGTATTTATctaatcattttaaatttgactaatatttaaaaatgcAATAGTTTTGCTTAAACTTAAATCAA
It encodes the following:
- a CDS encoding Glycine-rich protein family (Glycine-rich protein family; FUNCTIONS IN: molecular_function unknown; INVOLVED IN: biological_process unknown; LOCATED IN: endomembrane system; CONTAINS InterPro DOMAIN/s: Glycine rich protein (InterPro:IPR010800); BEST Arabidopsis thaliana protein match is: GLYCINE RICH PROTEIN 9 (TAIR:AT2G05440.6); Has 35333 Blast hits to 34131 proteins in 2444 species: Archae - 798; Bacteria - 22429; Metazoa - 974; Fungi - 991; Plants - 531; Viruses - 0; Other Eukaryotes - 9610 (source: NCBI BLink).), producing MASKALILLGLFAILLVVSEVSAARQSGMVKPESEATVQPEGYHGGHGGHGGGGHYGGGGHGGGGHYGGGGHHGGGGHGLNEPVQTKPGV
- a CDS encoding Glycine-rich protein family (Glycine-rich protein family; FUNCTIONS IN: molecular_function unknown; INVOLVED IN: biological_process unknown; LOCATED IN: endomembrane system; CONTAINS InterPro DOMAIN/s: Glycine rich protein (InterPro:IPR010800); BEST Arabidopsis thaliana protein match is: GLYCINE RICH PROTEIN 9 (TAIR:AT2G05440.6); Has 30201 Blast hits to 17322 proteins in 780 species: Archae - 12; Bacteria - 1396; Metazoa - 17338; Fungi - 3422; Plants - 5037; Viruses - 0; Other Eukaryotes - 2996 (source: NCBI BLink).) encodes the protein MASKALILLGLFAILLVVSEVSAARQSGMVKPESEATVQPEGYHGGHGGHGGGGHYGGGGHGHGGHNGGGGHGGGGHYGGGGHHGGGGHGLNEPVQTKPGV
- a CDS encoding Glycine-rich protein family (Glycine-rich protein family; FUNCTIONS IN: molecular_function unknown; INVOLVED IN: biological_process unknown; LOCATED IN: endomembrane system; CONTAINS InterPro DOMAIN/s: Glycine rich protein (InterPro:IPR010800); BEST Arabidopsis thaliana protein match is: GLYCINE RICH PROTEIN 9 (TAIR:AT2G05440.6); Has 30201 Blast hits to 17322 proteins in 780 species: Archae - 12; Bacteria - 1396; Metazoa - 17338; Fungi - 3422; Plants - 5037; Viruses - 0; Other Eukaryotes - 2996 (source: NCBI BLink).), with amino-acid sequence MASKALILLGLFAILLVVSEVSAARQSGMVKPESEATVQPEGYHGGHGGHYGGGGGHYGGGGGHGGGGHYGGGGHHGGGGHGLNEPVQTKPGV
- a CDS encoding Glycine-rich protein family (Glycine-rich protein family; FUNCTIONS IN: molecular_function unknown; INVOLVED IN: biological_process unknown; LOCATED IN: endomembrane system; CONTAINS InterPro DOMAIN/s: Glycine rich protein (InterPro:IPR010800); BEST Arabidopsis thaliana protein match is: GLYCINE RICH PROTEIN 9 (TAIR:AT2G05440.6); Has 35333 Blast hits to 34131 proteins in 2444 species: Archae - 798; Bacteria - 22429; Metazoa - 974; Fungi - 991; Plants - 531; Viruses - 0; Other Eukaryotes - 9610 (source: NCBI BLink).) encodes the protein MASKALILLGLFAILLVVSEVSAARQSGMVKPESEATVQPEGYHGGHGGHGGGGHYGGGGHGHGGHNGGGGGGGHGGGGHYGGGGHHGGGGHGLNEPVQTKPGV
- a CDS encoding Glycine-rich protein family (Glycine-rich protein family; FUNCTIONS IN: molecular_function unknown; INVOLVED IN: biological_process unknown; LOCATED IN: endomembrane system; CONTAINS InterPro DOMAIN/s: Glycine rich protein (InterPro:IPR010800); BEST Arabidopsis thaliana protein match is: GLYCINE RICH PROTEIN 9 (TAIR:AT2G05440.1); Has 96640 Blast hits to 23865 proteins in 1692 species: Archae - 84; Bacteria - 39011; Metazoa - 28988; Fungi - 5285; Plants - 9450; Viruses - 1132; Other Eukaryotes - 12690 (source: NCBI BLink).), whose translation is MASKALILLGLFAILLVVSEVSAARQSGMVKPESEATVQPEGYHGGHGGHGGGGHYGGGGHGHGGHNGGGGHGLDGYGGGHGGHYGGGGGHYGGGGGHGGGGHYGGGGHHGGGGHGLNEPVQTKPGV
- a CDS encoding Glycine-rich protein family (Glycine-rich protein family; FUNCTIONS IN: molecular_function unknown; INVOLVED IN: biological_process unknown; Has 98348 Blast hits to 23401 proteins in 1678 species: Archae - 85; Bacteria - 39632; Metazoa - 29275; Fungi - 5284; Plants - 9918; Viruses - 1213; Other Eukaryotes - 12941 (source: NCBI BLink).); translation: MVKPESEATVQPEGYHGGHGGHGGGGHYGGGGHGHGGHNGGGGHGLDGYGGGHGGHYGGGGGHYGGGGGHGGGGHYGGGGHHGGGGHGLNEPVQTKPGV